One window of Halopseudomonas maritima genomic DNA carries:
- a CDS encoding methyl-accepting chemotaxis protein has product MPTKLSFNHKIVLAAGLVVIAAFAAFSVYNDYLQRRTLQTNLQTYLNDAGSLTAQNISNWLSGRILLLENLALNLQSEGSDRQVPLLEQQTLASTFDFAYLGGADGSFIMRPDSEMPADYDPRNRPWFTAAQAARGTVLTEPYMDAATGALIVTIATAAGRDVVGGDLNLQTISQIINALDFNGMGYAFLVSRDGRVLVHPDSALQMKTLSELYPQNTPQISSALSEAELHGEARLLTFLPVAGLAGADWYIGLSIDREKAFASVTSFRISALIAAVIAVMVIVVLLSLLMRYLLRPLVSLGGALENIAEGEGDLTRRLPVTSQDEFGRLAAAFNRFVQRIHESITQVASTSTELGDVARQVVAASNANMASSDEQSSRTNSVAAAINELGAAAQEIARNAADASAQASGARQGAERGSEVVSETIDAMQSLSSKISESSETIQSLSHKTTDIGHILEVIQGISEQTNLLALNAAIEAARAGEAGRGFAVVADEVRNLAHRTQSSAREIHDMIEDLRSDAGAAVALMSDSQSHSQRSVEVATQAGDRLSEITQGIGDIDNMNQSVAAATEEQTSVIESLNVDITEINTLNQEGVDNLQATLRACTSLEQQVNRLRQLVGSFRI; this is encoded by the coding sequence ATGCCCACCAAACTTAGCTTCAATCACAAGATAGTACTGGCTGCGGGCCTGGTGGTGATTGCCGCCTTCGCTGCCTTCTCGGTATACAACGACTACCTGCAGCGGCGCACCCTGCAAACCAACCTGCAAACCTACCTGAATGATGCTGGCAGCCTGACTGCGCAGAACATCAGCAACTGGCTGTCTGGTCGCATCCTGCTGCTGGAGAATCTGGCGCTCAACCTGCAGAGTGAGGGCAGTGATCGACAGGTGCCCTTGCTTGAGCAGCAGACCTTGGCAAGCACCTTTGATTTTGCTTACCTCGGCGGTGCCGACGGCAGCTTCATCATGCGGCCGGATTCCGAGATGCCGGCGGACTACGACCCGCGCAACCGGCCCTGGTTTACCGCTGCGCAAGCCGCCCGGGGCACGGTGTTGACCGAGCCCTACATGGATGCCGCTACCGGGGCGCTGATCGTCACCATCGCTACCGCCGCCGGTCGTGATGTGGTGGGTGGCGATCTGAACCTGCAAACCATCTCGCAGATTATCAACGCGCTGGACTTCAACGGCATGGGGTACGCGTTTCTGGTCAGCCGTGACGGACGGGTGCTGGTGCATCCGGATTCGGCACTGCAAATGAAAACCCTGAGCGAACTGTATCCGCAGAACACGCCGCAGATCAGCAGCGCGCTGAGTGAAGCTGAGTTGCACGGCGAGGCGCGCTTGCTGACCTTTCTGCCGGTTGCCGGTTTGGCCGGGGCAGACTGGTACATTGGCCTGTCGATTGATCGCGAGAAGGCCTTCGCCAGTGTGACCAGCTTTCGTATCTCGGCGCTGATCGCCGCAGTGATTGCAGTCATGGTCATTGTGGTGCTGCTGAGTCTGCTGATGCGCTATCTGCTGCGCCCGCTGGTCTCGCTGGGCGGGGCGCTGGAGAACATTGCAGAAGGTGAGGGGGATCTCACGCGGCGCCTGCCGGTGACCAGTCAGGACGAGTTTGGCCGTTTGGCGGCGGCGTTCAATCGCTTTGTGCAACGCATCCACGAATCGATCACCCAGGTTGCCTCCACCAGTACCGAGCTGGGCGATGTTGCACGGCAGGTGGTGGCGGCTTCGAATGCCAATATGGCCAGCTCCGATGAGCAGTCCAGCCGTACCAACAGTGTGGCTGCTGCCATCAACGAACTGGGCGCCGCAGCGCAGGAAATTGCCCGCAATGCGGCGGACGCCTCCGCCCAGGCCTCCGGTGCCCGTCAGGGGGCGGAGCGCGGCAGCGAAGTGGTCAGCGAAACCATCGACGCCATGCAGTCGTTGTCGAGCAAGATCAGCGAGTCGAGCGAGACTATCCAGTCGCTCAGCCACAAGACCACTGACATCGGCCACATTCTGGAAGTGATTCAGGGTATCTCCGAGCAGACCAATCTGCTCGCCCTGAACGCGGCGATTGAAGCGGCGCGCGCCGGTGAGGCAGGGCGAGGGTTTGCAGTGGTGGCCGATGAGGTGCGCAATCTTGCGCATCGCACGCAGAGCTCGGCGCGCGAGATTCACGACATGATCGAAGACTTGCGCAGTGATGCCGGCGCGGCGGTAGCGCTCATGAGTGACAGTCAGTCGCACAGCCAACGTAGCGTCGAGGTGGCTACTCAGGCAGGCGACCGGTTGAGTGAGATCACCCAGGGAATCGGCGATATCGACAATATGAACCAGTCCGTCGCCGCCGCGACCGAGGAGCAGACCTCGGTGATCGAGAGTCTTAACGTCGACATCACGGAGATCAATACTCTCAATCAGGAAGGGGTCGACAATTTGCAGGCAACCCTGCGCGCCTGTACCTCGCTGGAGCAGCAGGTCAACCGTCTGCGCCAACTGGTTGGCAGCTTCCGTATCTGA
- the bfr gene encoding bacterioferritin, with amino-acid sequence MKGHPDVVNCLIELLRGELGARDQYFLHSRLYEDMGYAKLYERINHEMEEETQHADAILKRILFLEGKPDMRPSVITPGLTVQEMLESDLKLEYEVRENLAKAIALCERCADYQTREILELQLQDTEEDHAYWLEQQLRLIKMVGEKNYLQSQM; translated from the coding sequence ATGAAAGGTCATCCAGACGTCGTCAACTGCCTGATCGAGCTGCTGCGCGGTGAGCTGGGCGCGCGTGACCAGTACTTTCTGCACTCGCGCCTGTACGAGGACATGGGTTACGCCAAGCTGTACGAGCGCATCAACCACGAGATGGAAGAAGAAACCCAGCACGCGGACGCTATCCTCAAGCGCATCCTGTTTCTGGAAGGCAAACCGGACATGCGCCCCTCGGTGATTACGCCCGGCCTTACCGTGCAGGAAATGCTGGAGTCGGATCTCAAGCTGGAGTACGAAGTACGCGAGAATCTGGCCAAGGCCATCGCCCTATGCGAACGCTGCGCTGACTACCAGACCCGTGAGATTCTGGAACTGCAACTGCAAGATACCGAAGAAGATCACGCCTACTGGCTGGAGCAGCAACTGCGCCTGATCAAGATGGTTGGCGAAAAGAACTACCTGCAGTCGCAGATGTAA
- a CDS encoding helix-turn-helix domain-containing protein, translating into MTTIDQRTSNLRTVGFENPLLAALGIEPMSVNELRGRTPQGWLERPERVDFFMLLLVLEGHTTHTVDFVDWNLLPGSLVFVRPGQVQQWHHSEGLQAQLILVDPGTLPHRSELMPYSDLRRLGLDDWVTCISLPESARDAIAGGFQKIRADFAQFSGSSLDIALLRHELMALLIRVARQQQQLHLDHPPADALRHKTYRLFIQLLEQTFATEHQLQYYAKRLGYSQSAVSRACLSAEGRSAKNVISARILLEAKRLLAHSDASVAQVAHQLGFSEPTNFVKFFRKGAGMTPARFRHSMSGRAATT; encoded by the coding sequence ATGACGACAATCGACCAGCGCACGAGCAACCTGCGCACAGTAGGCTTCGAAAACCCCTTGCTGGCTGCCCTGGGGATAGAGCCCATGAGCGTCAATGAGCTACGCGGCAGAACGCCCCAAGGCTGGCTGGAACGGCCTGAGCGGGTCGACTTCTTCATGCTCCTGTTGGTCTTGGAGGGTCATACAACGCACACCGTCGACTTTGTCGATTGGAACCTGCTGCCAGGCAGCCTGGTATTTGTCAGACCCGGCCAGGTTCAGCAGTGGCATCACAGTGAGGGTCTGCAGGCGCAGTTAATCCTGGTCGACCCAGGCACCCTGCCTCATCGCAGCGAGCTCATGCCCTACAGTGACCTGAGACGCCTGGGGCTGGACGACTGGGTAACCTGCATCAGCTTGCCGGAGTCTGCTCGCGACGCAATCGCAGGCGGCTTCCAAAAGATCCGCGCCGACTTCGCGCAGTTCAGCGGTAGTAGCCTAGATATAGCCCTGTTGCGCCACGAGTTGATGGCTCTGCTCATCAGAGTCGCCCGACAGCAGCAACAGCTGCACCTGGACCACCCGCCAGCCGACGCCCTTCGCCACAAGACATATCGCCTGTTTATCCAGCTGCTCGAGCAAACATTCGCCACAGAGCATCAACTACAGTACTACGCAAAGCGCCTTGGCTATTCGCAAAGCGCCGTCAGCCGCGCCTGCCTGAGCGCCGAGGGGCGTTCTGCCAAGAACGTCATCTCCGCGCGCATCCTGCTGGAGGCAAAACGCCTGCTGGCGCACAGCGATGCCTCAGTAGCTCAGGTGGCACATCAACTGGGCTTTTCAGAGCCAACCAACTTCGTAAAGTTCTTTCGTAAAGGGGCCGGCATGACCCCAGCCCGCTTCCGCCACAGCATGTCAGGCAGAGCCGCAACCACCTGA
- a CDS encoding NmrA family NAD(P)-binding protein translates to MKRYLIAGASGNIASRVASSLAEHGNSVHAVTSKAEREGKVEGNLRWVYADLARGEEITDIFSGVDRAFLFVPPGYAAHDAFLAPLLKAAVEHQLEKVVLMTAFGANADETSPLRLAERQLEQSGMAYNIVRPNWFMQNFSSFWLQGINEENSILLPTGRAKGSFIDVRDIADVVVRLIATDDLNNRAFDITGSQALDHDQVAAILSRVTGRTIVYQEIAPQQLKEGLLQAGLPADYADFLLLILSHFAQGHSEAVTNSVRELLGREPISFEQYANDCRTAWM, encoded by the coding sequence ATGAAAAGATATCTGATTGCAGGTGCTTCCGGCAATATTGCATCCCGGGTTGCGAGCTCACTGGCCGAGCACGGCAACAGTGTGCATGCCGTCACCAGCAAGGCTGAGCGCGAGGGCAAGGTCGAAGGTAACCTGCGTTGGGTCTACGCCGACCTAGCGCGTGGCGAGGAAATAACCGATATATTCTCGGGGGTGGATCGTGCTTTCCTGTTCGTACCACCGGGGTATGCGGCTCATGATGCTTTTCTCGCACCGTTGCTGAAGGCGGCGGTCGAACATCAGTTGGAAAAGGTGGTGCTGATGACCGCCTTTGGAGCGAATGCTGATGAAACCTCTCCTCTGCGGTTGGCCGAGCGGCAGCTGGAGCAATCCGGTATGGCCTACAACATCGTGCGTCCCAACTGGTTCATGCAGAATTTCAGCTCTTTCTGGCTGCAGGGTATCAACGAAGAGAACAGTATTCTGCTGCCGACAGGGCGAGCCAAGGGTAGCTTTATTGATGTACGCGACATTGCCGATGTGGTCGTTCGTCTGATCGCCACCGATGATCTTAACAACCGGGCATTTGATATCACCGGCAGCCAGGCTCTGGACCATGATCAGGTGGCGGCCATCCTGTCGCGGGTTACCGGGCGGACCATCGTCTACCAGGAAATCGCTCCGCAGCAACTAAAAGAGGGCTTGCTGCAGGCCGGCTTGCCGGCAGACTACGCGGACTTTTTGTTGTTGATTCTGAGTCACTTTGCCCAGGGTCACAGCGAGGCTGTGACCAATAGCGTGAGGGAGCTGCTGGGGCGCGAGCCAATCAGTTTCGAGCAATATGCAAACGACTGCCGTACTGCCTGGATGTAG